The region ATGATTAATGGTGAGATAGATCCCTGGAATGTTGATATTGTAGAACTTGCAGATAAGTACCTTAATGAGATTAAGAATATGCATATACCTGATCTCAGACTTGCGTCAAAGGCTTTAGCTGCTGCAGCCCTTCTGTTAAAGATGAAAGCTGATGCCCTTGATATTGGAGATGAACAGGATGAAGGGGAGAAGATAAGCAGAAAAAGGGTGTTTGGTATTAAGAGATTTTACACAATTGATGAGATAGCCCATGTTCTTAAGAAGTATATTGCCCCTGTGATTGAGTTTAAACCTAAAAGAAAGTATGTAAGAAGAAAGCCTTACACAAGGAAACCGAAAACGATTGATATACCTCTTTTCCACGCGACACTTGAAGAAACTATTGAGATGCTGGAAAAGGAGTTTCAGAATCTTGAAGGTGTTATAACGCTTTCCCAGCTTGATCATCCAAACAAAGCCCAGGCTTTCGTTGCGCTTCTTTTCCTTAACTATGAGGAGGTTATAAATATCTACCAGGATGAACATTTTGGTGAGATATACATAGAGAAAAATCAGCAGAAGATCAAGAAGATCGCATGATCATTTTATAGGTGAACTTCCTGTTAGAACCTTTCCAATATCAAAATCTGAGATTATACCTATAAGTTTCTTATTTTCCAATGAATCAACAACGGGAGCTATACCTATATTGTTCTCAATAAATATACTGAGTGTGTTAAAAAGTGAAAGATCAGGAGTAACACATATAGGATTTGGATTCATAATATCTTTAACCTTCAGCTGTCTCATATCCTGATTGCAGGCTTTAATAAGATCAGAGTCTGATATGACACCTATAACCACATCATTTTCAACAACAGGTAAAAGTGATATTCCGTAATTCTGGAGTATAAGTCCAACCTCAACAACAGGTGTTTCCTTGTTCACGGTAATAACTGTTGATGTCATAACATCCTCAACTCTGTACTGCTGGAGTATTAGGAACTTAAACTCATCCTGATGAACAGGAGAGTTGATCTTATAATCAACCTGACTCTTGAATATACTCTTCTCTCCTGATAGGAAATGGGATATAGCAACAGCTAT is a window of Persephonella marina EX-H1 DNA encoding:
- a CDS encoding segregation/condensation protein A, coding for MEYREKHPFDIVLKLMINGEIDPWNVDIVELADKYLNEIKNMHIPDLRLASKALAAAALLLKMKADALDIGDEQDEGEKISRKRVFGIKRFYTIDEIAHVLKKYIAPVIEFKPKRKYVRRKPYTRKPKTIDIPLFHATLEETIEMLEKEFQNLEGVITLSQLDHPNKAQAFVALLFLNYEEVINIYQDEHFGEIYIEKNQQKIKKIA